A stretch of Lathyrus oleraceus cultivar Zhongwan6 chromosome 6, CAAS_Psat_ZW6_1.0, whole genome shotgun sequence DNA encodes these proteins:
- the LOC127093047 gene encoding metal-nicotianamine transporter YSL3 isoform X2, whose amino-acid sequence MGNISHEEQELREIENLEREDVEKAGVDLEDASGIAPWTQQITVRGLITSVIIGLIYSVIVLKLNLTTGLVPNLNVSVALLGFVFIKLWTKILEKANIVSKPFTRQENTIIQTCAVACYSASYGGGFGSYLLGLNRKTYERVGGASTPGNTSDTKEPGIGWMTGFLLVTYFVGLTALIPFRKMMIIDAKLPYPTGNATAVLINGFHTPKGNVMAKKQVKGFMRFFSFSLLWSFFQWFYTGGDQCGFAQFPTFGLKAWKNTFYFDFSMTYVGTGMICSHLINLSLLFGAVVSWGIMWPLIRVLKGNWFSGSLPESSMKSLNGYKVFISIALILGDGLYNFIKVIYFSTLNFQACMKRRNQITCSVTDYNRNKTPDDLTRDEFFIKESVPIWLACAGYVVLTLISINVIPLIFHQVKWYFVVIAYLLAPILGFCNAYGTGLTDMNMAYNYGKVALFVLAALGGKSDGVVAGLVACGIIKSFASTSSDLMQDMKTGHLTLTSPRSMLVTQAIGTAIGCVIAPLTFFLFYHSFDLGNPNGEYKAPYAIIFRNMAILGVEGFSALPNHCLKFCYGFFAFAVLVNFIRDWNPKNIGKWVPLPMAMAVPFVVGAYFAVDMCVGSLVVFVWSKLKRKEANLMVPAVASGLICGDGIWVLPSTVLALFKVRPPICMSFVVNK is encoded by the exons GCGTCATTATTGGCTTGATTTATAGCGTCATTGTGTTGAAACTGAATCTCACAACTGGTTTAGTCCCTAATCTCAATGTTTCAGTTGCACTTCTTGGTTTTGTGTTCATTAAACTTTGGACTAAGATTCTTGAGAAAGCAAATATTGTTTCAAAACCTTTCACTAGACAGGAGAATACCATTATTCAGACTTGTGCTGTTGCATGCTACAGTGCTTCTTATGGAG GTGGTTTTGGATCTTACCTCTTGGGTTTGAATCGGAAGACATACGAGCGAGTCGGAGGGGCTAGTACACCGGGGAATACTTCTGACACCAAGGAGCCTGGAATTGGCTGGATGACTGGCTTTCTCCTTGTTACTTACTTTGTTGGGCTAACAGCATTAATTCCTTTTCGAAAG ATGATGATAATAGATGCTAAATTACCTTATCCAACTGGAAATGCTACAGCTGTTCTTATTAATGGATTCCATACTCCTAAAGGAAATGTCATGGCCAA GAAGCAGGTTAAGGGTTTCATGCGGTTCTTTTCGTTCAGTTTGCTTTGGTCTTTCTTCCAATGGTTCTATACTGGTGGAGACCAATGCGGATTCGCTCAGTTTCCTACTTTCGGGTTGAAAGCATGGAAAAACAC ATTTTACTTTGATTTCAGCATGACTTATGTTGGAACAGGAATGATTTGTTCACATCTTATCAATTTATCATTGCTTTTTGGAGCTGTAGTTTCATGGGGCATTATGTGGCCACTGATCAGAGTTCTAAAAGGAAATTGGTTCTCTGGAAGTTTACCAGAAAGCAGCATGAAGAGTCTTAATGGTTATAAG GTTTTTATTTCCATTGCATTAATCCTTGGTGACGGACTCTACAATTTTATCAAAGTTATATATTTTAGTACCTTAAATTTTCAAGCCTGCATGAAAAGGAGGAATCAAATAACATGTTCAGTTACAGATTATAACCGGAACAAAACTCCAGACGATCTTACCCGCGATGAATTCTTTATAAAAGAAAGTGTTCCAATATGGTTAGCATGTGCAGGGTATGTAGTACTCACCTTAATCTCCATCAATGTTATCCCTTTAATATTCCATCAAGTGAAGTGGTACTTTGTGGTGATAGCTTATCTCCTAGCACCGATTCTTGGCTTCTGCAATGCTTATGGTACTGGCTTAACTGACATGAACATGGCTTATAATTATGGGAAAGTAGCACTTTTCGTTCTTGCAGCTTTAGGAGGGAAAAGTGATGGTGTTGTTGCTGGACTTGTAGCATGTGGAATAATAAAATCATTTGCTTCAACTTCATCTGATTTAATGCAAGATATGAAGACCGGTCATTTAACTTTAACTTCGCCGAGGTCAATGCTTGTAACACAAGCAATTGGTACAGCAATAGGTTGTGTTATTGCACCACTCACATTCTTTCTTTTCTACCATTCGTTTGATCTTGGAAACCCTAATGGTGAATACAAAGCACCATATGCTATCATCTTTAGAAACATGGCAATTCTTGGTGTTGAAGGCTTTTCAGCACTACCAAACCATTGCTTGAAATTCTGTTATGGGTTTTTTGCATTTGCTGTGTTGGTTAACTTTATAAGAGATTGGAACCCTAAGAATATTGGGAAATGGGTCCCACTTCCTATGGCAATGGCTGTTCCTTTTGTTGTTGGTGCTTACTTTGCGGTTGACATGTGTGTGGGAAGTTTAGTTGTGTTTGTTTGGAGTAAATTGAAAAGAAAGGAAGCAAATTTGATGGTTCCGGCTGTTGCTTCTGGTTTGATTTGTGGAGATGGGATATGGGTTCTTCCTTCAACTGTTCTTGCTTTGTTTAAGGTTCGTCCACCAATTTGTATGAGCTTTGTTGTAAATAAGTAG
- the LOC127093047 gene encoding metal-nicotianamine transporter YSL3 isoform X1, whose protein sequence is MGNISHEEQELREIENLEREDVEKAGVDLEDASGIAPWTQQITVRGLITSVIIGLIYSVIVLKLNLTTGLVPNLNVSVALLGFVFIKLWTKILEKANIVSKPFTRQENTIIQTCAVACYSASYGGHYYEFFFVFSVQYLSVYSFLNFTCLYLGGFGSYLLGLNRKTYERVGGASTPGNTSDTKEPGIGWMTGFLLVTYFVGLTALIPFRKMMIIDAKLPYPTGNATAVLINGFHTPKGNVMAKKQVKGFMRFFSFSLLWSFFQWFYTGGDQCGFAQFPTFGLKAWKNTFYFDFSMTYVGTGMICSHLINLSLLFGAVVSWGIMWPLIRVLKGNWFSGSLPESSMKSLNGYKVFISIALILGDGLYNFIKVIYFSTLNFQACMKRRNQITCSVTDYNRNKTPDDLTRDEFFIKESVPIWLACAGYVVLTLISINVIPLIFHQVKWYFVVIAYLLAPILGFCNAYGTGLTDMNMAYNYGKVALFVLAALGGKSDGVVAGLVACGIIKSFASTSSDLMQDMKTGHLTLTSPRSMLVTQAIGTAIGCVIAPLTFFLFYHSFDLGNPNGEYKAPYAIIFRNMAILGVEGFSALPNHCLKFCYGFFAFAVLVNFIRDWNPKNIGKWVPLPMAMAVPFVVGAYFAVDMCVGSLVVFVWSKLKRKEANLMVPAVASGLICGDGIWVLPSTVLALFKVRPPICMSFVVNK, encoded by the exons GCGTCATTATTGGCTTGATTTATAGCGTCATTGTGTTGAAACTGAATCTCACAACTGGTTTAGTCCCTAATCTCAATGTTTCAGTTGCACTTCTTGGTTTTGTGTTCATTAAACTTTGGACTAAGATTCTTGAGAAAGCAAATATTGTTTCAAAACCTTTCACTAGACAGGAGAATACCATTATTCAGACTTGTGCTGTTGCATGCTACAGTGCTTCTTATGGAGGTCattattatgaatttttttttgttttttcagTTCAATATCTTTCTGTTTATAGTTTTTTGAATTTTACTTGTTTATATTTAGGTGGTTTTGGATCTTACCTCTTGGGTTTGAATCGGAAGACATACGAGCGAGTCGGAGGGGCTAGTACACCGGGGAATACTTCTGACACCAAGGAGCCTGGAATTGGCTGGATGACTGGCTTTCTCCTTGTTACTTACTTTGTTGGGCTAACAGCATTAATTCCTTTTCGAAAG ATGATGATAATAGATGCTAAATTACCTTATCCAACTGGAAATGCTACAGCTGTTCTTATTAATGGATTCCATACTCCTAAAGGAAATGTCATGGCCAA GAAGCAGGTTAAGGGTTTCATGCGGTTCTTTTCGTTCAGTTTGCTTTGGTCTTTCTTCCAATGGTTCTATACTGGTGGAGACCAATGCGGATTCGCTCAGTTTCCTACTTTCGGGTTGAAAGCATGGAAAAACAC ATTTTACTTTGATTTCAGCATGACTTATGTTGGAACAGGAATGATTTGTTCACATCTTATCAATTTATCATTGCTTTTTGGAGCTGTAGTTTCATGGGGCATTATGTGGCCACTGATCAGAGTTCTAAAAGGAAATTGGTTCTCTGGAAGTTTACCAGAAAGCAGCATGAAGAGTCTTAATGGTTATAAG GTTTTTATTTCCATTGCATTAATCCTTGGTGACGGACTCTACAATTTTATCAAAGTTATATATTTTAGTACCTTAAATTTTCAAGCCTGCATGAAAAGGAGGAATCAAATAACATGTTCAGTTACAGATTATAACCGGAACAAAACTCCAGACGATCTTACCCGCGATGAATTCTTTATAAAAGAAAGTGTTCCAATATGGTTAGCATGTGCAGGGTATGTAGTACTCACCTTAATCTCCATCAATGTTATCCCTTTAATATTCCATCAAGTGAAGTGGTACTTTGTGGTGATAGCTTATCTCCTAGCACCGATTCTTGGCTTCTGCAATGCTTATGGTACTGGCTTAACTGACATGAACATGGCTTATAATTATGGGAAAGTAGCACTTTTCGTTCTTGCAGCTTTAGGAGGGAAAAGTGATGGTGTTGTTGCTGGACTTGTAGCATGTGGAATAATAAAATCATTTGCTTCAACTTCATCTGATTTAATGCAAGATATGAAGACCGGTCATTTAACTTTAACTTCGCCGAGGTCAATGCTTGTAACACAAGCAATTGGTACAGCAATAGGTTGTGTTATTGCACCACTCACATTCTTTCTTTTCTACCATTCGTTTGATCTTGGAAACCCTAATGGTGAATACAAAGCACCATATGCTATCATCTTTAGAAACATGGCAATTCTTGGTGTTGAAGGCTTTTCAGCACTACCAAACCATTGCTTGAAATTCTGTTATGGGTTTTTTGCATTTGCTGTGTTGGTTAACTTTATAAGAGATTGGAACCCTAAGAATATTGGGAAATGGGTCCCACTTCCTATGGCAATGGCTGTTCCTTTTGTTGTTGGTGCTTACTTTGCGGTTGACATGTGTGTGGGAAGTTTAGTTGTGTTTGTTTGGAGTAAATTGAAAAGAAAGGAAGCAAATTTGATGGTTCCGGCTGTTGCTTCTGGTTTGATTTGTGGAGATGGGATATGGGTTCTTCCTTCAACTGTTCTTGCTTTGTTTAAGGTTCGTCCACCAATTTGTATGAGCTTTGTTGTAAATAAGTAG